Part of the Antechinus flavipes isolate AdamAnt ecotype Samford, QLD, Australia chromosome 2, AdamAnt_v2, whole genome shotgun sequence genome is shown below.
GctttttccattcagttctacAAGAAAGGCTTCACGAGGAGCAGTTAGAACCCAGCGTCGCCGGCGTTCCAAGTCTCCAGTCCTTCATCCTCCAAAGTTCATTCATTGCAGTGCAAAGGCTGTGTCTTCCACCAGTCAGCTCAGACACAAAAGCCAAACTGACTGTCCTGACAGCAATAGCCACCTAGGGATTCTACCTGCTAACGAGTTCAGTGCAAGGGAAtgctctatttcttctcttagtGAGGCTAATCACACAAGAGCTGTGAAAGAGCCCTTGGGGGCTACAGTTCCTGATGGTGCATCAGAAGGCAAAGCAGAAGAAGATCCCCCTGATGCTGCCCTGGCCTCCCAAGCAAGTCTCAAGGCCAGTGAGCTCTCTGACTTTCAATCAGTGTCCAGGCTAAGCCTGGGCAAGCCATGTGCATGTGTAGGCAAGGAGTGCCAGTGTAAGAGGTGGCAAGATATGGAAGTGTACTCCTTCTCAGGCTTGCAGAATGTCCCTCCCTTGGCACCAGAACGAAGATCCACCCTCGAGGACTACTCGCAGTCTTTCCATACCAGAACTCCATCTGGCTCGCCCCGCTCTTGTTCTGAGCAAGCTAGGGCCTATGTGGATGATGTAACTATTGAAGATCTTTCAGGCTACATGGAATATTACTTGTATATTCCCAAGAAAATGTCCCATATGGCAGAAATGATGTACACCTGATAGCAATAAGCAAAATCACATGCTTTAAAACCAATGAAGGGTTGGAAAAGTGACTTAGTTACTGGCAGACCGCTCAGCCACTCTGTGTGAGAAGATACCTTCCTCTGCTCACTGTGCTTgcaataaaaacatttctttgcatctcaattaattttcattctttaaactagtttcccttctctccatcttctttGTTCCAAAAGAAATCCTGGACAAACCAAAAAATCCCTTTCATTTTGAAACATCCTAAGatggatcataggatttaaaactgaaagggaccttagagcaCTAAAGAATCCAACCCTGCTTTTCTCAACCCcagttttatagaggaggaaactgaggtgcatgAAAGCTAACAGattttcagtttaattcaacaagcatttaagtgcctactctgtgcaagGAATCGTGCTATGTAGaacaagataaaatggaaaatttgtctttgccctcaaggagcttccttGTGTTAAAGTATAGATATGTAAACAGTTAAGTAAAGCACACAGtataatttgaggagggagagagcatCAACAGTAAGAGGACTCAAAAAAGCTGCTTTTAAAAGGTGGTACCTGAACTTTAAAGGAAACTGGATTCTAAggcttgtccaaggttacacagtgaCAACTGGGATATATAAATCtagatcttttgactccaaatcaatGAAGAGGCCACTCTCACAAAATTATTGGTgggtgaatttttaaaaggaatgctTTCCTAAATTTAGGCACTCTCTTTGAGACCTGCTAAGTAACAGATAACTTGGGAAAATCCAAATgggttttataaattatttgaatgatttttatgCCATAGTTAATGACCCAAAGAATTCTTCAAAGATTGAAAAGCCTTAAAATGGATTTACTGTTCCTGATTTAATTCAGTACAAGTTTTTATGATTCCAGAGTTAATCTGTTGGTGTAAGGCCATAGAATTGTGATTCActaagtaataaaataatttagtcaATATTCACTGAATCTTACCACAAGTTAGGTGTTTTATATTTGGTGGTGAAATGTAATTATAGGCCTCAGAAATGGATGATTTTGTTGGTAGGTGAGAGGCCCCAAGTTTATTTGAATGAACCCACTTGCCCTTTGTTTAAATTAACTCTGCTGAGTCATTCATTTTGTATGAATACAGTGAAATTAACAGTCTGGGTGCTTTGTCCCACCAGATCACTGCAATTAGAACACAGGAGTAAGGTGGCCTACTCTTTTATTGGAGTACTTAAAACTAAAGTGGAGATGATTTTTTAGAAGTAACCAGGGGCTGTTAGATTCTTCATGGTTATGTCCCTACAAACTTCCGGGTGCTATTGTTTGGCAACCTCCTAAGCAACCCAAACTCCTTAGCTTCAGTATTGATACTAGAGAGGGGCAAAGCAGACAGCTCTGAGTAATCTGGCTTAAAATGGTCTACATCttttagttactttttaaaatttaaaaaaagaaaggttttttcttttttaaaaaataatattcaattgcAAATGTTGGAACAATTTatagggaaaagtagaaaagggTAGTCAGTTGTCCTGTTGGAAACATAAAATGATGTAAGGACTgtaaattgtaaatatttttctggTGAAGAAATCTAGTTTTTGATAGGGATTTAGATAGATTTGTGggtaataaaatacataattaaaattaCATGCTTCTCAATGGACATGGATATCTAACGGTGATGATTGTCTTCTACAATGTAGAGGAGGTTAATTTGACCTTTttaaaagtcccttccagctctgaatcctaTGATCTATTTTTCTATAATGGCCCCTTGAGAGATTCAGTTTTGGGAAAACTTTCTTTACTAAAATGTTGGAATCAGTAATGTTTCTAGCAAACAAATCCTGTTTTAAGATACCTGGGATTCCTATATACAGTCCTCTGGATACTGCTTTTTGTTTGCCTACATTACATTCAATCTTCCTTTTCCCATTGTGTATTCTACATGAAATAATCAGGCTGTAGGAATTTAAAGGAAATGCGCTGAGGGAGGTATatgacttctttcaagtatagAGTTATTCTGCTATGAATGGAACATCTGAATTAGAGGAAAGCAGAGTTGGGCTGTTGCCTTGAAAATAGGCAAATTTCATTGCAGTTTAAAttctaccatttccttttctgcttgTAGCAGATTactaaaattcaaaaaatttccaaaatggTTCAATCCAGTTTCATAAATATTTCCTGgagacaagggaaaaaaaaaaaaaaaaaaaaaaaaaaaaggcttgttcTGCTTTGTAATACATCTGGCCAGGTGAGGTCGCCCTTTCTTCATAAAAAATCCAGCAATAACTACTGTGGAGATGCCCCGAGAGAGCATTAGCCCCAAAGTGGTTGATTGCTCATCCATTTAACTATATTTTCATTCGTGCGAAATGGAAATAGGTGGCATAAACATAGGCTAGGGAATCTCTACCAAATTTGTAAAATCATTTACTTAGAGCAAAGCTCTAAGAAATTAGAGAGCTTTTACCAGTTAGAAGTTTTGTTAAAGAGGAAGAAGTACAATTATGTACTAATATTGAAGGAGGTGGGCAGGGGAAGGGAACAATAGCTAAGTAACATTTATGGGAGATCCTTTTCACTTGCTCACTATTTTGTTTGGCATGATCGCTTCTTAAAGTGTGAAAATTGCCTCCTGAATAAACAGATTTGAAAGGGACTTTTGGTgaagctgttttgtttttgtaatcttTCCAAGGAGTTTTGCCTTTGATGAAAAGTGCCTATATTTggagcaggtaggtggcacagtgaatagagtaccagccctgaagtcaggaggacctgagttcaaatctggtctcgcatacttaacactttctagctgtgtgaccctgggcaagtcactggactccaattgcctcagctaaaaaagaaaagtgcTTATATTTGTGTAAGtagaatttttcttctattttggatTAGCTGATAATTTGCTCTAAATCAAGAAGATTATAAGGTCATGTAGATGATTCAGTTTACTTTGGGAGATAGGATGATATTCCAGAGAAGAGCTCTCCTCCCCAACTGACAAGTTACTACTTTTGAGCCAAAGTACATGTGAGTTCCGAAAGGACCCAGAAGCTGTCCTAGCAGGCCTCTATTGGTGCAGTGTTGAGGAATTCTTATTAATCCACTAGTCCAAGCAAAATAACAATCTAGTCAGAAGACGAGTCAAGCTATGTAAGAGCTATGATGTTTTTCATTGTTGGCTTTTTCCCTTATCAGATTTCGATCCAGCAGTTATTAGTAAGGGAGCATGATAGGTCCAGAGTGAAAGGATCAtggatttaaaactgaaaggaccttaaattttatttaatctaaCTCTCAGTCCCATCCTTTTTtaataagatgaagaaattggggtcCAGAGAAGTTAGATTACTTGCCCAGACTTAAATCCATGGTTCATTCCACAATATATTCCCTGCAGAAGTGATTTGGATGCAAATTACAAGTTCCTTAAAACTAAATCACTGCTTTGGGGGGAGCATTTTTCAGAAGccattttttaaatggggaagaagaaaaagtaaatgttgaTCATTGAATCAAAGTATGAGGCTCTACAGTGAAGACATGAAATAACACTGGAGAAAAGTTGAGTCAGATAATAGGCAGCAAAATGTAAGTTAAGAATTGAAAACTGGGTTCCCTTTAGCCATATGACTGGGAAAATGTCATTTagtctctctgggtctcattctcatctatatttataaaatgagaattcaaTCAGATATTCAAGAGACCTTTCAGCATACACACGTTACCTGTGAATGAGTTGCTATGGGTATCACTCTCTTTAAAAGCTTTTGAATTTACAGgaaatcaattttcatttttttcattaaaatagaaaaatcttaGGCATATGGAAGAGATCCTTGGAGGGGGGGTTGGTGTTGGGGGTGTTAAATAGTAGTAAAGCAAATTATtgggtagaagtaaagtagaagagttagcagggatagaaaaTGAGATATCTATATATGGGCATTAtagtatataatacatttttgtgtttgtatatattcgtatatgtataaatataaatatatctgtgcataactgtagccttcttggggtcagggggatgggaagagagaagaaggaaggaggaaaaaagaataaagtaaaagttcatagcagagaacaaaagaaaacttaaaagatggatagttctgaatacaatgtgttatatttatatgaatctttgaaagataaatttattgttacatatttcaaATCCTCTTGTATATTATGCTGTGTGTGCccatgacaattttctttttaagttttaaattttaaaaaattggttatCATAAAAAAGAACATAAGGGAGAAAGGCACCTAGCAAAAGAGATATTTGGCAGCAAGTGTTTTGGCTTTTCTCTAGCTTGTCAGCTTGACTGGATTGAGAATTACAACTTTGCCATAGTTATACTACCAATAAATAGTCAATTAGCCAGTTTTgctacaaagaaaattaatggtGAATTAGCAGAATGCTGTTCAAATACTGGGCTGGCCAGTAGTTTCACATGCTTTTTAACTATTTATGTAAGCAAATGTGCTTCCCCCCTACACCAGGCACACAACTGTAACAATCTAAATTTTTTGTCTCAGTTATCATGAAAGTAGTAATATAAGTAGTTAACATAGTTGTATTCCTTGTATTTGCAATGTTTAATTGGATCGGAGAATGGTGTTTCAGAAACTCTTAATATATATTGTCATCCCTATTTTAATCTTCTCTGCCTGTGTAGGAGAAGTTGGAAAACTGGCAAAAAGAGCTAGTGTGgccatattaaaagaaaagagactgaacagcttctttttttctttttttctttttttttctgttggctTAAGAAGCGAAAGGTTAGCTGAAGAAAGCTCATGATTAGTGAAGATAACATTgcctttgttttttccccttgtatATGGAGCAGAAATACAAGTTGGCACAAAGTAGTTTTGGGCCAGACTTTTGAAGCCAGTTTGGGATTTGTATTGGTAGCTTCCTGCTGAAGCTAAGTTTAAAACCAGACGCTCTTGAAAGAATAAAGTCAGAGTCTTTCCCTGGGTGATGTTAAGTGAATTAGAAAATTGGCCTTCAGATTACTCAATAATCCTTGTTTTTCTGATAGTTGGTATAATATGATGACCCTAGATTAAGACCTAAATAGTTGTTGGGGAATTTATAGTCTTTTGTTAATCTCATCATGCTTGATGGCATCCTAGCTAAAAAGACAAAGTCACTTGCAATAGCAAGTGAATTTACCTACTCCTCCAAAGagtcaaataaagaaaaacatcattTAAGGTTTGACAAGTTAGAATCTGAATTGTAGCAGAGGGGTGTAGAACTGAATATAGCTGTTGGGTTTAGAGTGCAATAGTTTTCCTCCTTTATGTCTATCCTGATTCCTGAATACTTCCACACTTCCACTCTCCCAAAAATTACTTCTGCAGCCCTTCTAAATCCAAGGATCTACTGGGATATTTCAGATTTTGGCATTCCACATCAGAAAAATTCACTGgtctcaaaaccatttggtaggaACTGAGATGCTGCTGAATCCACGCAAGCCATTTGAACCAAGATCTTTCTGAAAGAGAATTCTGGTTGTGAGCGATGGAGAGCAAAGGTTCTCTAGTAGTATATCTACTTGATACACCATAGTTAAAGACTAGGGGGTGAGAAAGGTGTGCATATCTTATATTACTTAAGGGCTTTCATAATGGCAGAACATACTGGAGACTGAAGTAAAGTAATACATGGCCCCTTATcccttttaggaaaaaatatacatagaaatagaaatatatatataatatgtaaatcatatagaaatatatagtatataaaaatgtgtgtgcatgtgtgtgagtatatatggCTCTGTTGTCCAGTGTTCCCCAGGATTCCTAAAATATATGTTgggtttgggggtggggaggagtaaAGATGTTGCAAGTAGAAGTGACTGGATTTCTTGAATCTTCTAGCCTATGCTTGGAACCTAGCCTCTTCTTAGTACTTTCTCccaa
Proteins encoded:
- the OSER1 gene encoding oxidative stress-responsive serine-rich protein 1, whose amino-acid sequence is MKSEAKDGEEESLQTAFKKLRVDAAGSIASLSVGEGASIRASVRTATDETKTKTICASKDSWHSSTRKASRGAVRTQRRRRSKSPVLHPPKFIHCSAKAVSSTSQLRHKSQTDCPDSNSHLGILPANEFSARECSISSLSEANHTRAVKEPLGATVPDGASEGKAEEDPPDAALASQASLKASELSDFQSVSRLSLGKPCACVGKECQCKRWQDMEVYSFSGLQNVPPLAPERRSTLEDYSQSFHTRTPSGSPRSCSEQARAYVDDVTIEDLSGYMEYYLYIPKKMSHMAEMMYT